TCTTCCTCGTGACGACCTATGCCATTGTTGTCATCGGTCCGGAGAGCGCAGCACACGCCGTATATCCGGTGTTCAGTCTCGCACAGAAGGTGAGCATCGGCAACTTCATTCAGCGCATCGAGGTGCTGGTCGGCGGAGTCTGGTTCATCTCGCTGTTCTTCAAGATTACGGTATGCTTCTACGCCGCCACACTGGCGATGGCGCAAATGTTCAGGCTGCAAAGCCTGAACACGCCGGTCTATCCGCTTGCTCTGCTCGTCTGCGTGAACTCGCTCGTGCTGCTGCCTAGCTCCATCTACTTCTTGCATGTCGCTGCTGAGATCTGGACGCCGAGCGTGCTACTGTACGGCTTATTCATCCCGCTCGTGCTGCTGACCGTACAGAAGCTGCGGAGATTGCGGTCAGGCCGACGCAGCGGAGCGGCAGAAGGCACGGAGGGTGGAGCTGGATGAGGTCTTGTATAGGCTCAGCGCGAAAAGCCGGGGGCCGAAGCGAATGGCTTCGAGCCTAGCCGGCTTATTGCGGTGCATCTTGTGTCGTCGGCGTTAGGGCTGAGCGCGTTCATTGGTCGGCGTTAGAGCGCAGGGCGTATAGTCCTCGGCGTTACTGCACGGGCGTGCGGTGCTCGGCGTTACTGCACGGGCGTGCGGTGCTCGGCGTTACGACACGGGCGTGCGGTGCTCAGCGCTACTACACGGGCGTGCGGTGCTTGTGTTCGCCAACAGGCGTCTACACCGCGCACCGCACGCTGCCCGTTAGCTGCTTGGCGGCTGCAACGCTCGGGTGACGCTCCCTGTTAGCTATAAGGCGACTGTACCGCTCGAAGCGCAGAGACGCGCCCGTACTTCCAGTAGGTGCCAGTGCCGCGAATCGGCTCAGCCGTTCCGATGATCGCCGCGCGAATTTGATCGCGACTGCGTCCTTGTGATGCCAGCAGTGCGGCTACGCCTGCCACATGCGGCGCAGCCATCGACGTACCGCTCAAGTAGGCATAATAGCTCCCCGTGTAGGTGGACAGTATGTCCTCACCCGGTGCAGCCACCTCAACCCATGTGCCGTAGTTCGAGAAGGACGACTTGACGTCTGTCTCGTTCGTGGAAGCGACGGCGAGCACATTCGCATCGTTAGCCGGATAGCTCGGCACGCTGGAGCCGTCATTGCCAGCGGCCGCAACGATGACCGAGCCGCGGCTCCACGCATATTGAACCGCATTCTGCAGCGTCAAGGACGAATACGGAGAGCCGAGACTGAGGTTGACGACCTGCGCCCCTTGATTCGCCGCGTAGACGATGCCATCGGCTACAGCACTCAGCGAGCCGTTGCCGTCGTCACCGAGCACACGCACCGGGATGATCGACACGAGCGGCGCGACGCCTGCGATACCTCCACCGTTATTCGTCACAGCCGCCGCAATACCGGCGACATGGGTGCCGTGCCCGTTGCGGTCCTCAGGCTGGCTGTCTCCGTCCACGAAGTCATATCCATTCGTCAGCTTGCCCGCGAGGTCCGGGTGGTTCAGCTGCACGCCCGTATCGATGACGGCGATTCGCACCTCAGCAGCTCCAGCCGTGATGTCCCATGCTTCAGGCGCTTGAATGCGCTGCGGACCGTATTGATAATTAGAGAAATACGGGTCGTTCGGCATGGCGAACGACTTGAACGTATAGTTCGGCTCCGCATACTCGATCTCTGCGAGCTTCACGTAGGCTCGCAGCATATGGCGCATCTTCCGCTTGGAACGGACAATATGGGTCCCCAGCTCCTCGCAGCCTCCGACTCTCCGGCACTTGGCTAAGCCATGGAGCTCATCCATTCGGACCTCATTCGTCCCTTCGACAAACTTGACGATCAGCTCATTAGGCGCATGAGGACCATATTGCGCATCCGCACGACGCTCGGCGTACAGCCACAGAGCGAGGGCCACGCCCGCAAGCGCCACAAGCGCGACCATCCATAACCACATGGACGTTCCTCCTCATTATCTTGAAGTGAAATTGAAATCACTTTTCACTGTATGATGAAGGGAGGTCGCCCGCATGGACGCTCGCCTATATTGCAACGCTTGTACAGCGTGTCCGCGGCTCAGACACAGACCGCAACGTGCCGAACGAAGCTGCCCTTGCGGATGAGGCAGCGATCGATCGTCGTGAAGTCGGCTTGCTGCAGGACGTGCTCCAGCGGCTCCATGGAGACGAAGACCGCGCGGCTGGCCAGACGCCGCGCGCCCTGCACCAGCTCCAGCTGCTCGGCCTCCGGCAGCTTGGAGCATAGATTATACGGCATATCGACGATTGCCGTATCGTAGTGACCCGCTGCAGTGCGCATGTCCTGCAGCTGCACCAGCTTCGGCGACGTGTAGCCGAAGTGGACAAGATTGACCCGCGCTCCCCGCACCGCGAGCGGGTTCACGTCCATGCCAGCGATTTCGATCCCCATCGACATCGCTTCAATCAGCACCGTGCCGATGCCGCAGCACGGGTCCACGACGCGGGTGCCCTCGGGCTCGGGCACCGCAATGTTCACCAGCGCTCGCGCGGTGCGCGTCCCGAGCGCGGTCGAATACGGCTGCGGCTTGTCCTTGTGCCGCAGCCACAGCGCCTTGTTGTCCGCGGCTTCGCCCAGCGCCCAGCGCGCGCCGAGCCGCACGAGCCCGAGCGTGCGGTCCGGCGTGCGCATGTCCGCCTTGCCGCGGACCCGGCTGCCGACGAGCCGCTCGAGCTGGCGGCGCTCGTCGAATGTGTACGGATCGTCTGTCGGCACGAAGACGATCTTGAACGTGCAGCCAGCGAGCTCCAGCCGGCTCGCCTCCTCGGCCAGCGCCTCCGGGCTTGCGGCCGTAAGGCTCACCTCGACTCGCTGCTTCACGAACGGGCTGCGGCTCGCATCGACGCGCCGCGCGCTCACAAGCCAGCGCAGCGGCTCCTCGCTCGCCGCCGTCCCGAACAGCGCGCGCTGCTCCAGCGCGCACAGCTGCGCCTCATCCTCATGGCACGCGAACGTATAGACGTAGGTGGGAATTAGGTCACTTTGGGACTCCATGATGTACAGCTAACCTCCAGTTCGAACGATACATGTTCCTCCTATCGTAACGGAATGATGCGCGAGGCGCCAGTCGATGACCAACACAAGCCATAGCCCTATGCCAGCTGCCCGAAGCCTCAGCCTCATACGTGCTCACCTGCTGCATGGAGGTATCACCCACGCACTCGCCCAGCACGTGACACAGCACGCCCAGCTCATACCCACCTACGCCAAACAGACCTCCGCATGATCACGCAGAGGTCTGTCTCTTCATCGCCTATAGACTAGCTGTCCATAATCTCATCCAGCTGTGAATCGCGGCGGTTCGCCTCCGCCTGCACGCGGCGATCCGTCTCGCTCTGGCCCTGAATCTGTGCGGCTGCCTCTGCCTGACGGTTCAGCTGCTCCTCCGCTTGGCCGATGCCGTGTGCGCCTTGATGGTTTCTGCTTGAGGACATTCGTCTCAC
Above is a genomic segment from Paenibacillus sp. YYML68 containing:
- a CDS encoding TRM11 family methyltransferase, whose protein sequence is MESQSDLIPTYVYTFACHEDEAQLCALEQRALFGTAASEEPLRWLVSARRVDASRSPFVKQRVEVSLTAASPEALAEEASRLELAGCTFKIVFVPTDDPYTFDERRQLERLVGSRVRGKADMRTPDRTLGLVRLGARWALGEAADNKALWLRHKDKPQPYSTALGTRTARALVNIAVPEPEGTRVVDPCCGIGTVLIEAMSMGIEIAGMDVNPLAVRGARVNLVHFGYTSPKLVQLQDMRTAAGHYDTAIVDMPYNLCSKLPEAEQLELVQGARRLASRAVFVSMEPLEHVLQQADFTTIDRCLIRKGSFVRHVAVCV
- a CDS encoding S8 family peptidase, with amino-acid sequence MWLWMVALVALAGVALALWLYAERRADAQYGPHAPNELIVKFVEGTNEVRMDELHGLAKCRRVGGCEELGTHIVRSKRKMRHMLRAYVKLAEIEYAEPNYTFKSFAMPNDPYFSNYQYGPQRIQAPEAWDITAGAAEVRIAVIDTGVQLNHPDLAGKLTNGYDFVDGDSQPEDRNGHGTHVAGIAAAVTNNGGGIAGVAPLVSIIPVRVLGDDGNGSLSAVADGIVYAANQGAQVVNLSLGSPYSSLTLQNAVQYAWSRGSVIVAAAGNDGSSVPSYPANDANVLAVASTNETDVKSSFSNYGTWVEVAAPGEDILSTYTGSYYAYLSGTSMAAPHVAGVAALLASQGRSRDQIRAAIIGTAEPIRGTGTYWKYGRVSALRAVQSPYS